In Micromonospora sp. WMMA1363, a genomic segment contains:
- a CDS encoding MFS transporter → MTIVAAGLGVLMLFLDVLIVNVALPDIQAHFGVGEADLQWVVDTYSLGLAVIVMAGATLVDRFGRRRLYLIAVSMFGLTSAICGLTPSLDILVVARGAQGLAAAVMNVASLALVSAAFPDQRQRVRAIGFWTAIGTMGLALGPTVGGVLTDLVSWRAVFLVNIPVVVSIIGLSLRFVAESRETSTRSSLDPPGQALFVITVGALVYAVIEGQRLGWTSPVILGLFAVFGLALAGFIARELHTPSPMMDLRLFGHRVYRLGIVAIFFCFFSIYGMLLVTTQYLQNVRQFSPLDTGLLLLSLAATEMIMAPVAGRLAARHGPRRPVIAGQLLILTGLVVILAGVSFSVAVMVVGLALAGGGIALIVTPVTGMAMNAVPVDRAGMASGMLNTQRGLGSSIGYAVLGTVLVTWIGGTLNTDLTAAIPNPAQRTAVVQQIIDEANPHAYVAEVGPGRPITAPNPAQESAIRAAADKAFTQGIQLSLGLGATLAALVLLLLLRGFREPGTRRKHR, encoded by the coding sequence ATGACGATCGTCGCTGCCGGGCTCGGCGTGCTCATGCTCTTCCTGGACGTGCTGATCGTGAACGTGGCGCTGCCGGACATCCAGGCCCACTTCGGGGTGGGCGAGGCGGATCTTCAGTGGGTCGTCGACACGTACAGCCTCGGTCTGGCCGTGATCGTGATGGCGGGGGCGACGCTCGTCGACCGGTTCGGGCGGCGGCGGCTGTACCTGATCGCGGTGTCCATGTTCGGCCTGACCTCCGCGATCTGCGGGCTGACGCCCAGTCTCGACATCCTGGTGGTGGCGCGTGGCGCGCAGGGCCTGGCCGCCGCCGTGATGAACGTCGCCTCGCTGGCTTTGGTGTCGGCGGCGTTTCCCGACCAGCGGCAGCGGGTTCGCGCTATCGGCTTCTGGACGGCCATCGGAACCATGGGCCTGGCGCTCGGTCCGACCGTCGGGGGCGTGCTCACCGATCTCGTCAGCTGGCGGGCGGTCTTCCTCGTCAACATCCCGGTGGTCGTCTCGATCATCGGGCTGAGCCTGCGGTTCGTGGCCGAGTCCCGCGAAACCTCCACCCGCAGCAGTCTGGACCCACCGGGGCAGGCGCTGTTCGTGATCACCGTTGGCGCCCTCGTGTACGCGGTGATCGAGGGTCAACGACTCGGCTGGACCTCACCGGTGATCCTCGGCCTGTTCGCCGTTTTCGGCCTGGCACTCGCGGGGTTCATCGCCCGTGAACTGCACACACCCTCGCCGATGATGGACCTGCGGCTGTTCGGTCATCGCGTCTACCGGCTCGGGATCGTGGCCATCTTTTTCTGTTTTTTCAGCATCTACGGCATGCTGCTGGTGACCACGCAGTATCTCCAGAACGTCAGGCAGTTCTCTCCGCTCGACACCGGCCTGCTGCTCCTGTCACTCGCCGCGACGGAAATGATCATGGCCCCGGTGGCCGGTCGGCTCGCCGCCCGACACGGACCCCGTAGGCCCGTCATCGCCGGTCAACTTCTTATCCTCACCGGACTGGTCGTCATCCTGGCCGGGGTGTCCTTCAGCGTCGCCGTGATGGTCGTGGGCCTGGCACTGGCGGGCGGCGGCATCGCGCTCATCGTCACACCGGTCACGGGTATGGCCATGAACGCGGTTCCGGTGGACCGGGCAGGGATGGCCTCGGGCATGCTGAACACGCAGCGGGGCCTCGGATCGAGCATCGGCTACGCCGTCCTCGGCACCGTACTGGTCACCTGGATCGGCGGCACCCTCAACACCGACCTCACCGCCGCCATCCCCAACCCCGCCCAGCGGACCGCCGTCGTCCAGCAGATCATCGACGAGGCCAACCCCCACGCCTACGTCGCCGAGGTCGGCCCGGGACGACCCATCACCGCCCCCAACCCAGCACAGGAAAGCGCGATCCGGGCCGCCGCCGACAAGGCCTTCACCCAGGGCATCCAACTCAGCCTCGGCCTC